A genome region from Schaalia sp. 19OD2882 includes the following:
- the dxs gene encoding 1-deoxy-D-xylulose-5-phosphate synthase, producing MVGRDEQPDLLARVHEPAALRSFTPAELVDVAAQVRARLIESVSRTGGHLGPNLGVVELTLALHRVFDSPRDTLVFDTGHQAYVHKMLTGRADLSTLRQEGGLSGYPSRSESVHDVVENSHASTSLSWVDGISREKQRSGDMSWTIAVIGDGALTGGMAWEALNNIASDPYRRVLVVVNDNGRSYAPTIGGVAHHLDFLRSSKNYERALSWTKDRLLRLGDPGRAAYDALHGLKAGLKDALIPQAMFEDLGLKYLGPVNGHDVIALEDLFQRASGLDGPVLVHVMTQKGFGYTPAEEDIADRFHAVGRIHPETGLPVAPAKFGWTSVFADEMCLIARQRPDIVALTAAMLLPVGLGPMAEEFPERVIDVGIAEQHAAAAAAGMAFAGAHPVFAVYATFLNRAFDQVLMDVALHRAGVTFVLDRAGITGDDGASHNGMWDVSMLQVVPGLRMAAPRDETTLREELREAVEVADAPTVLRYRKGSLPAPIEALRRHGVVDVLMDEWAEHAAGPGGTGEGASADSSLVLLIAMGSLVPQALEAAAALSAQGHRVRVVDPRWIIPVPEDLRELAVGADLVVTVEDGIVEGGFGWSVRDLLGTSRIPVVTLGVPRRFLDHATRESILTGLGLDAVGIAAAVRAHLA from the coding sequence ATGGTCGGACGGGACGAGCAGCCGGATCTGCTGGCGCGGGTGCATGAACCTGCAGCTCTGCGCTCCTTCACACCTGCCGAACTCGTGGACGTGGCGGCGCAGGTGCGCGCGCGCCTCATCGAGTCGGTCTCCCGGACCGGTGGACACCTGGGCCCCAACCTGGGAGTCGTCGAACTGACCTTGGCCCTGCACCGCGTCTTCGACTCGCCACGCGACACCCTGGTCTTCGACACAGGCCACCAGGCCTACGTCCACAAGATGCTCACCGGCCGCGCAGACCTTTCGACCCTGCGCCAGGAAGGCGGCCTGTCCGGGTACCCCAGCCGCAGCGAGTCGGTGCACGACGTGGTCGAGAACTCCCATGCATCGACCTCCCTGTCCTGGGTCGACGGCATCTCCCGAGAGAAACAGCGCTCAGGGGACATGTCGTGGACGATCGCCGTGATCGGCGACGGGGCCCTGACCGGAGGCATGGCCTGGGAGGCCCTGAACAACATTGCCTCCGATCCGTACCGGCGCGTCCTGGTCGTCGTCAACGACAACGGGCGTTCCTACGCGCCGACCATCGGCGGGGTGGCCCACCACCTGGACTTCCTGCGTTCGTCGAAGAACTACGAGCGCGCGCTGTCGTGGACCAAGGACCGGCTGCTGCGCCTGGGTGACCCGGGACGGGCCGCCTACGACGCCCTCCACGGGCTCAAGGCCGGCCTCAAGGACGCCCTCATTCCGCAGGCCATGTTCGAAGACCTCGGCCTGAAGTACTTGGGACCCGTCAACGGCCATGACGTCATCGCCCTGGAGGACCTGTTCCAGCGGGCCTCGGGACTGGACGGCCCGGTCCTGGTCCATGTGATGACCCAGAAGGGTTTCGGCTACACCCCCGCCGAAGAGGACATCGCCGACCGCTTCCACGCGGTGGGGCGGATCCACCCGGAGACCGGCTTGCCGGTCGCACCCGCCAAATTCGGCTGGACCAGCGTCTTCGCGGATGAGATGTGCCTGATCGCCAGGCAGCGCCCCGACATCGTGGCCCTTACAGCCGCCATGTTGTTGCCGGTCGGTCTTGGGCCCATGGCCGAGGAGTTCCCCGAGCGGGTCATCGACGTGGGCATCGCCGAACAGCATGCGGCGGCCGCCGCCGCCGGCATGGCCTTCGCAGGCGCCCACCCGGTCTTCGCCGTCTACGCGACCTTCCTCAACCGGGCCTTCGACCAGGTTCTCATGGACGTGGCCCTGCATCGGGCCGGAGTCACCTTCGTCCTGGACCGCGCCGGCATCACGGGAGACGACGGAGCCAGCCACAACGGCATGTGGGACGTGTCCATGCTGCAGGTCGTGCCCGGTCTGCGCATGGCGGCCCCACGTGACGAAACCACCCTACGTGAAGAGCTCCGCGAGGCAGTCGAGGTCGCTGACGCCCCGACCGTCCTGCGCTACAGGAAAGGCTCCCTGCCCGCGCCGATCGAGGCTCTGCGCCGACACGGAGTCGTCGACGTCCTCATGGACGAATGGGCCGAGCACGCCGCAGGCCCGGGCGGGACCGGCGAGGGGGCGAGCGCGGATTCTTCCCTCGTGCTCCTCATCGCCATGGGCTCCCTCGTGCCCCAGGCGTTGGAGGCCGCCGCCGCACTGTCCGCGCAGGGCCACCGGGTGCGCGTGGTCGACCCCAGGTGGATCATCCCCGTACCCGAGGACCTGCGGGAACTCGCCGTCGGAGCGGACCTCGTCGTCACCGTCGAGGACGGGATCGTCGAGGGCGGATTCGGCTGGTCTGTCCGCGACCTGCTGGGCACCTCTCGGATTCCGGTCGTCACCCTGGGGGTTCCGCGCCGCTTCCTGGACCACGCCACCCGCGAATCCATCCTGACCGGCCTCGGACTGGACGCCGTGGGCATTGCCGCCGCAGTGCGGGCGCACCTGGCCTGA
- a CDS encoding HRDC domain-containing protein — translation MIVDNLGGLPTGDTDDPVLVHTPRDGIPHVVDSPEDLAEAAHVLARASAPVALDVERAQGFRYGSDPYLVQIRREDVGTVLVDTHALPDLRLLGPALSGTWILHSASQDLPNLRQVGLDTTDLFDTELAARLVGLDRFGLAAVCEQVLGLALVKDHQAANWSVRPLPKDWLRYAALDVELLTEARRRLAMRLHDLDRWEWATEEFDHVLHMAAPAPKVDRWRLLPGASKITSRRELAVLRELWEAREDVARRIDLAPGRLVRSQALVRAAQQPPRNRRALLSFGEFRSPVARTHVDVWLRAINRAVTMDEDDLPPKRSPAPRGAVPQARNWQRIDPEAHARLQAVRGAISRRAETLGIAQEVLLEPKVQRWVAWAPLDPSIALTRAVAARLDESDARQWQKRLVAGALADALS, via the coding sequence ATGATCGTCGACAACCTCGGCGGTCTTCCGACCGGCGACACCGACGATCCGGTCCTCGTCCACACCCCCCGCGACGGCATACCGCATGTCGTCGACTCACCGGAGGACCTCGCGGAAGCCGCCCACGTTCTTGCCCGCGCAAGCGCACCCGTCGCCCTCGACGTCGAACGCGCCCAAGGATTCCGCTACGGATCGGACCCGTACTTGGTGCAGATCCGACGCGAGGACGTGGGCACCGTCCTGGTCGACACGCACGCCCTTCCCGACCTCCGCCTGCTCGGCCCGGCCCTGTCGGGTACGTGGATCCTCCACTCGGCTTCCCAGGACCTGCCGAACCTGCGACAGGTGGGATTGGACACCACCGACCTCTTCGACACGGAGCTTGCGGCACGACTGGTCGGACTCGACAGATTCGGCTTGGCGGCAGTGTGTGAACAGGTCCTGGGCCTGGCACTGGTCAAGGACCACCAGGCGGCGAATTGGTCGGTGCGTCCCCTGCCAAAGGACTGGCTCCGCTACGCGGCCTTGGACGTCGAGTTGCTCACCGAGGCCCGCAGACGCTTGGCCATGCGTCTGCACGACCTGGACCGGTGGGAATGGGCCACCGAGGAATTCGACCACGTCCTGCACATGGCAGCCCCGGCGCCGAAGGTCGACCGCTGGCGCCTGCTGCCCGGAGCCTCGAAGATCACCTCACGGCGTGAGTTGGCGGTGCTGCGCGAATTGTGGGAGGCACGTGAGGACGTGGCCCGCAGGATCGACCTGGCACCCGGGCGCCTGGTCCGCTCCCAGGCCCTGGTGCGCGCCGCCCAACAGCCGCCGCGCAACCGACGCGCCCTGCTCTCCTTCGGCGAGTTCCGCTCCCCCGTGGCCCGCACCCACGTCGACGTGTGGCTGCGCGCGATCAACCGCGCCGTCACCATGGACGAGGACGACCTTCCCCCCAAACGCTCACCCGCACCGCGCGGCGCCGTACCTCAGGCACGCAATTGGCAGCGCATCGATCCCGAAGCCCACGCGCGCCTGCAAGCGGTGCGCGGCGCGATCTCGCGGCGGGCCGAGACCCTCGGGATTGCCCAGGAGGTGCTCCTGGAACCCAAGGTGCAGCGGTGGGTGGCCTGGGCGCCACTGGACCCCTCCATTGCACTGACCCGGGCAGTGGCCGCACGCCTGGACGAGTCGGACGCCAGGCAGTGGCAGAAGCGACTTGTGGCGGGCGCGCTGGCCGATGCCCTGTCCTGA
- a CDS encoding DUF3000 domain-containing protein, which yields MDAQHIYCGRVTVPEPPEDFITALYSLREAATNPLVQYEEVPSPTRLAPWTAALALRTIAEDHSQPRSSGRFVVLYDPEGQPGWNGEFRLVAQLRSQIEPEMGEDPILPRGVWNWAHDCLEEAGAGFHDLTGTVTRELSESFGGLELRGATMHVELRASWTPNTPWIGEHLNAWADLMCRSSGALATTFLEGIG from the coding sequence ATGGATGCCCAACACATCTACTGTGGAAGGGTGACCGTGCCAGAGCCGCCGGAGGACTTCATCACAGCCCTCTACAGCCTGCGCGAGGCCGCAACGAATCCCTTGGTGCAGTATGAGGAAGTGCCCTCCCCGACGAGGCTGGCACCGTGGACGGCGGCGCTCGCGTTGCGAACCATTGCCGAAGACCACTCCCAACCCCGGTCCTCGGGACGTTTCGTCGTCCTGTACGACCCCGAGGGACAACCCGGATGGAATGGTGAGTTCCGTCTGGTCGCGCAGCTTCGTTCGCAGATAGAACCCGAAATGGGTGAGGACCCCATCCTTCCTCGAGGGGTGTGGAACTGGGCCCATGACTGCCTCGAGGAAGCCGGCGCCGGCTTCCACGACCTCACAGGGACCGTGACTCGGGAACTCTCCGAGTCCTTCGGCGGCCTGGAACTGCGTGGAGCCACCATGCATGTGGAGCTGCGCGCTTCCTGGACACCGAACACCCCGTGGATCGGTGAACACCTCAACGCCTGGGCCGACCTCATGTGTCGCAGCTCAGGCGCTTTGGCAACGACCTTCCTGGAGGGCATCGGCTGA
- the glgX gene encoding glycogen debranching protein GlgX, which yields MQIWPGKPYPLGATFDGRGTNFAIYSSVATRVELCLLDADRNETRIDLTEVDGFVWHAYLPEVTAGQRYGFRVHGPHDPAQGHRCDPSKLLLDPYAKAITGQVTTSSTLYSHDLVDPSRRNEEDSAADTLLGVVINPYFDWGSDRSPGLDYSESIIYEAHVKGLTMRHPDIPEELRGTYAGIGHPATIAHLKKLGVTTIELMPVHQFVNDPVLQGRGLSNYWGYNTIGFFAPHNAYSSSGECGGQVREFKAMVKALHDAGIEVILDVVYNHTAEGNHMGPTLSFKGIDNSSYYRLVEGDRQHYFDTTGTGNSLLMSNPHVLQLIMDSLRYWVTDMHVDGFRFDLASTLARQFAEVSRLSAFFDLIQQDPVVSQVKLIAEPWDIGDGGYQVGGFPPLWTEWNGKYRDTVRDFWRGEFSSLPQFASRLAGSADLYEHTGRRPMASINFVTAHDGFTMHDLVSYNEKHNEANGEGNADGESHNRSWNCGAEGPTEDPQIRALRARQHRNFLTTLIFSQGVPMICHGDELARTQQGNNNSYCQDNEISWVDWNLDEERQALLEFTGRLLQLRRDHPVMRRRRFFKGAAQRGGESDLSEVEWFSPDGSHMTEEQWNQPWARSTMVFYNGAAIQEPDRHGRPIHDDDFLLLLNAAPEPVDFVLPHSQYGLTWHTVVNTADDSDTSTHQEGEAIRVPARTSLILLNPQGQ from the coding sequence ATGCAAATCTGGCCTGGAAAGCCCTACCCCCTCGGCGCGACCTTCGACGGACGCGGCACCAACTTCGCGATCTACTCCTCCGTGGCCACTCGGGTGGAATTGTGTCTCCTTGACGCCGACCGCAATGAGACCCGCATCGACCTGACCGAGGTCGACGGATTCGTCTGGCACGCCTATCTGCCGGAAGTCACCGCCGGGCAGCGCTACGGATTCCGGGTGCACGGCCCCCACGACCCCGCCCAGGGACACCGCTGCGATCCGTCGAAGCTGCTCCTGGACCCCTACGCCAAGGCGATCACCGGCCAGGTGACGACCTCGTCGACCCTGTACTCGCACGACCTGGTCGACCCCTCGCGCCGCAACGAAGAGGACTCGGCCGCCGACACCCTGCTGGGCGTCGTCATCAACCCCTACTTCGACTGGGGCTCGGACCGCTCCCCCGGCCTGGACTACTCCGAATCGATCATCTACGAGGCCCACGTCAAGGGCCTGACGATGCGCCACCCCGACATCCCCGAGGAGCTGCGCGGCACCTATGCCGGCATCGGCCATCCCGCGACGATCGCCCACCTGAAGAAGCTGGGCGTGACCACCATCGAGCTCATGCCCGTCCACCAGTTCGTCAACGACCCCGTCCTGCAGGGACGCGGCCTGTCGAACTACTGGGGGTACAACACCATCGGTTTCTTCGCACCACACAACGCCTACTCCTCCTCGGGCGAGTGCGGCGGCCAGGTCCGCGAGTTCAAGGCGATGGTCAAGGCACTGCACGACGCCGGCATAGAGGTCATCCTCGACGTCGTCTACAACCACACCGCCGAGGGCAACCACATGGGCCCGACGCTGTCCTTCAAGGGCATCGACAACAGCTCCTACTACCGGCTGGTCGAGGGCGACCGGCAGCACTACTTCGACACCACCGGCACCGGCAATTCACTGCTCATGTCCAACCCTCACGTCCTGCAGCTCATCATGGATTCGCTGCGCTACTGGGTCACCGACATGCACGTCGACGGGTTCCGCTTCGACCTGGCATCGACCTTGGCGCGCCAATTCGCCGAGGTCTCCCGCCTGTCCGCCTTCTTCGACCTCATCCAGCAGGATCCCGTGGTCAGCCAGGTCAAGCTCATCGCCGAGCCATGGGACATCGGCGACGGCGGCTACCAGGTCGGAGGATTCCCTCCCCTGTGGACGGAGTGGAACGGGAAGTACCGCGACACCGTGCGTGACTTCTGGCGCGGAGAGTTCTCATCCCTGCCCCAGTTCGCCTCACGACTTGCCGGCTCGGCAGACCTCTACGAGCACACCGGACGCCGCCCCATGGCCTCAATCAACTTCGTCACCGCCCACGACGGTTTCACCATGCACGACCTGGTCTCCTACAACGAGAAGCACAACGAGGCCAACGGCGAAGGAAACGCCGACGGGGAGTCCCACAACAGGTCGTGGAACTGCGGTGCCGAAGGGCCGACCGAGGATCCGCAGATTCGCGCCCTGAGGGCACGCCAACACCGCAACTTCCTCACGACCCTCATATTCAGCCAGGGTGTGCCCATGATCTGCCACGGGGACGAGTTGGCCCGCACGCAGCAGGGCAACAACAACTCCTACTGCCAGGACAACGAGATCTCCTGGGTGGACTGGAACCTGGACGAAGAGCGCCAGGCCCTGCTGGAGTTCACCGGACGCCTGCTGCAACTGCGACGCGACCATCCGGTGATGCGCAGGCGCCGCTTCTTCAAGGGCGCCGCCCAGCGGGGCGGAGAGTCCGACCTGTCCGAGGTCGAATGGTTCAGCCCGGACGGCAGCCACATGACCGAGGAACAGTGGAACCAGCCCTGGGCGCGCTCGACCATGGTCTTCTACAACGGCGCCGCCATCCAGGAGCCGGATCGTCACGGCCGTCCGATCCACGACGACGACTTCCTGCTGCTGCTCAATGCCGCCCCCGAGCCGGTCGATTTCGTCCTGCCCCATTCGCAGTACGGGCTCACCTGGCACACGGTCGTCAACACGGCCGACGACTCCGACACCTCCACACACCAAGAGGGCGAGGCCATCCGAGTGCCCGCTCGCACGAGCCTCATCCTGCTCAATCCGCAGGGTCAATGA
- a CDS encoding substrate-binding domain-containing protein, with product MRFSPMIAIPLAAATFLALAACTTGDEASSGAAGAGGGGKVEKVGLMLQDISNPFFAAMQTRMQEEAEAKGFDLNVQDGRQDLGTQNDQIDAMIQQQVDLILINAVDSEGIGSAVARAKAAGIVVVAVDVDASGADAAVTTDNVLAGKQSCEALVDKIGGKGNILVIEGTPTSAPQDRVKGCDEVLKAHPDIKVVARQAGKNDRASGLDLATDMLTANKDVVGIFAINDPEALGADLAVQQAGRTGITITGVDASPEAVIALKDAKSNLWATPAQDPGGMAVKAFEVGTQIVQGNPPKDRVTLLEPKLVTRDTVNDYKGW from the coding sequence ATGAGATTTTCTCCGATGATCGCGATCCCACTGGCCGCAGCAACTTTCCTCGCCCTGGCGGCGTGCACGACAGGTGATGAAGCCTCCAGCGGCGCCGCAGGCGCTGGAGGGGGCGGCAAGGTGGAGAAGGTCGGGCTCATGCTCCAGGACATCTCCAACCCGTTCTTCGCCGCCATGCAGACACGCATGCAGGAAGAAGCCGAAGCCAAAGGCTTCGACCTCAACGTCCAGGACGGACGCCAGGACCTGGGCACCCAGAACGACCAGATCGACGCGATGATCCAGCAACAGGTGGACCTCATCCTCATCAACGCCGTGGACTCGGAGGGAATCGGCTCGGCAGTGGCACGCGCCAAGGCGGCAGGTATCGTCGTCGTCGCCGTGGACGTAGACGCCTCGGGTGCGGACGCCGCCGTCACCACCGACAACGTCCTGGCCGGCAAACAGTCCTGTGAGGCGCTGGTCGACAAGATCGGCGGAAAGGGCAACATCCTCGTCATCGAAGGCACACCGACCAGCGCCCCGCAGGACCGCGTCAAAGGCTGCGACGAGGTCCTCAAGGCACACCCGGACATCAAGGTCGTGGCCCGACAGGCAGGAAAGAACGACCGGGCAAGCGGCCTCGACCTGGCCACTGACATGCTCACCGCCAACAAGGACGTCGTCGGCATCTTCGCCATCAACGACCCTGAAGCCCTGGGCGCCGACCTGGCGGTGCAGCAGGCCGGACGCACCGGCATCACCATCACCGGAGTGGACGCCTCACCCGAGGCGGTCATCGCCCTGAAGGACGCCAAGTCGAATCTGTGGGCCACCCCCGCCCAGGACCCGGGCGGCATGGCCGTCAAGGCCTTCGAGGTCGGGACCCAGATCGTCCAGGGCAACCCGCCCAAGGACCGGGTCACCCTGTTGGAGCCGAAGCTCGTCACCAGGGACACCGTCAACGACTACAAGGGCTGGTGA
- a CDS encoding sugar ABC transporter ATP-binding protein translates to MGERRPLLAAHGLSKRFGATQALDRVDFELRSGEVHALMGENGAGKSTLMKIVSGNYPPDAGEILLEGRPLVMASPRDAMTAGIGIIHQELNTFPEMTVAENLAIGREPSRLGVLDRRRLLREAAEKLERVGADIDPRERVGALSVGMQQMVEIARAVAEDVKVLVLDEPTAALSAQESEHLFALVREMRASGMGLIYISHRMEEVWELSDRVTVLRDGKYVGTRDMSPDAPEGATPGEIVRMMVGREVEDLYVRSRRSIGRVRAEVENLTDGAGIGPVSFEIRSGEVVSMVGLIGAGRTEVGRLIMGADRKAGGTVRIDGGEVECANPRDGIRHGMGMLPESRKDQALFLEMSVRDNTVISTLRENSHMGVLDLGCIRKVVGDKFAELNVRTASQHAKARSLSGGNQQKLVLARLLLERPSLMILDEPTRGVDIGAKSEIYRIIFEAAAAGTAVLVISSDLPEALGISDRLLVMREGRIVAELDGAEASEERVMEHATGVHDSQ, encoded by the coding sequence ATGGGCGAGAGGCGTCCACTGCTGGCCGCACACGGTCTGAGCAAGAGATTCGGCGCCACCCAGGCGCTCGACCGTGTCGACTTCGAGCTGAGATCGGGTGAGGTCCATGCGCTCATGGGCGAGAACGGCGCAGGCAAGTCCACCCTCATGAAGATCGTGTCGGGAAACTACCCTCCCGACGCCGGCGAGATCCTCCTGGAAGGCCGTCCCCTGGTCATGGCGTCGCCTCGCGACGCCATGACCGCCGGCATCGGCATCATCCACCAGGAACTCAACACCTTCCCGGAAATGACGGTGGCCGAGAACCTCGCCATCGGGCGCGAGCCCTCGCGCCTGGGAGTCCTCGACCGCAGGCGACTCCTACGCGAGGCCGCCGAGAAACTTGAGCGTGTCGGCGCGGACATCGACCCGCGCGAACGCGTCGGTGCGCTCAGCGTCGGCATGCAGCAGATGGTCGAGATCGCCCGGGCAGTGGCCGAAGACGTCAAGGTCCTCGTCCTCGACGAGCCCACCGCGGCCCTGTCGGCCCAGGAATCAGAACACCTCTTCGCCCTCGTACGCGAGATGCGGGCCAGCGGAATGGGACTCATCTACATCTCCCACCGCATGGAGGAGGTGTGGGAACTCTCCGACCGCGTCACCGTCCTGCGCGACGGCAAGTACGTGGGTACCCGGGACATGTCGCCGGACGCACCCGAAGGCGCGACCCCCGGCGAGATCGTCCGGATGATGGTGGGCCGCGAAGTCGAGGACCTGTACGTGCGCTCAAGGCGCAGCATCGGCCGGGTTCGGGCCGAGGTCGAGAACCTGACCGACGGGGCAGGAATCGGTCCGGTGTCCTTCGAGATCCGCTCCGGTGAGGTCGTTTCGATGGTGGGCCTCATCGGGGCCGGCCGCACGGAGGTCGGCCGCCTGATCATGGGAGCCGACCGCAAGGCCGGCGGCACGGTGCGGATCGACGGGGGCGAGGTCGAGTGCGCAAACCCTCGCGACGGCATCCGCCACGGCATGGGCATGTTGCCCGAGTCACGCAAGGACCAGGCCCTGTTCCTTGAGATGAGCGTGCGTGACAACACCGTGATCTCGACCCTGCGGGAGAACTCGCACATGGGCGTCCTCGACCTGGGATGCATCCGAAAGGTCGTGGGGGACAAGTTCGCCGAACTCAATGTGCGCACCGCCTCCCAGCACGCCAAGGCCCGCTCCCTGTCGGGCGGAAACCAGCAAAAGCTCGTCCTTGCCAGGCTTCTCCTGGAACGCCCCAGCCTCATGATCCTCGACGAACCCACCCGAGGGGTCGACATCGGGGCAAAGAGCGAGATCTACCGGATCATCTTCGAGGCGGCGGCGGCCGGCACTGCCGTCCTCGTCATCTCCTCGGACCTGCCGGAGGCCCTGGGGATCAGCGACCGACTCCTCGTCATGCGGGAAGGGCGCATCGTCGCCGAGCTGGACGGCGCCGAGGCCAGCGAAGAACGGGTCATGGAACACGCCACCGGCGTGCACGACAGCCAATGA
- a CDS encoding ribose ABC transporter permease — protein MSAATAPAPTSSGGGGARGFVYWWDKIGIFAVLLVLVLVMSFLADNFLTFDNGLNVARSVSINAILAAGMTMIIITAGIDLSVGSILAVAGVAGVLAHTAGMPVLVSVLAGLAAGALAGFVNGALIAWLALPAFIVTLGSMTYLRGTAYSLLNGQPLIANDLSYRGMGNGAVAAIPTPVVLMVLVYAFMWFLLERTTFSRHVYAVGGNPEAARLAGINVKSVLVKVYSIAGVTTGLAGLIFSARVLSAQPRAGEGYELDAIAAVVLGGTSLAGGRGRILGTLVGALIIGVLTNGLVLMNVPFFYQLVIKGVVIVLAIALDSLRRVGNS, from the coding sequence ATGAGCGCAGCCACAGCACCCGCACCGACCTCGTCAGGTGGGGGCGGGGCCAGGGGATTCGTCTACTGGTGGGACAAGATCGGCATCTTCGCGGTCCTCCTGGTCCTCGTCCTGGTCATGTCCTTCCTTGCCGACAACTTCCTCACCTTCGACAACGGACTCAATGTCGCCAGGTCGGTCTCCATCAACGCGATCCTGGCCGCCGGCATGACGATGATCATCATCACCGCCGGCATCGACCTGTCCGTCGGCTCGATCCTGGCCGTGGCCGGGGTGGCGGGCGTCCTGGCCCACACCGCGGGAATGCCGGTCCTGGTCTCCGTCCTGGCGGGACTTGCGGCAGGAGCCCTGGCCGGGTTCGTCAACGGGGCACTGATCGCGTGGTTGGCGCTGCCGGCCTTCATCGTCACCCTCGGGTCGATGACCTACCTGCGTGGCACCGCGTACTCGCTGCTCAACGGTCAGCCACTCATCGCCAACGACCTCAGCTACCGGGGGATGGGCAACGGTGCCGTGGCCGCGATCCCGACCCCGGTGGTCCTCATGGTCCTGGTCTACGCGTTCATGTGGTTCCTTCTCGAACGCACGACCTTCAGCAGACACGTCTACGCCGTGGGCGGGAACCCTGAGGCGGCGCGTCTGGCCGGCATCAATGTCAAGTCCGTCCTCGTGAAGGTCTACTCGATCGCGGGAGTGACCACAGGACTTGCCGGACTGATCTTCTCCGCCCGCGTCCTTTCCGCCCAACCCAGGGCGGGTGAAGGCTACGAGTTGGACGCCATTGCGGCCGTCGTCCTGGGCGGCACATCGCTTGCCGGGGGACGAGGGCGGATCCTCGGAACCCTGGTCGGTGCTCTCATCATCGGGGTGCTCACCAACGGCCTGGTGCTCATGAACGTTCCCTTCTTCTACCAGCTGGTCATCAAGGGTGTCGTCATCGTCCTGGCCATCGCCCTGGACTCACTGCGGCGAGTCGGGAACAGTTGA
- a CDS encoding carboxylate--amine ligase, translating to MTSSSQSVLPVVLGGDAGVYGIGRCFHEALGGRSLCLSSAPVRIIERSAIFDVHRIADRATDDQLLAELLGIAAAHPDRRLVLMANHDLHSVFVARNRQALEAHYALPFPSMEVIETLTDKAGFARACKEQGIATPATVVVDMRGADQADWTAPEVPFDFPVVAKASRGDAYDQVEFEGKRKIWFIESRDELDRLWKDLRQAGFRDSFLVQELIPGDNTAMRSLTAYVDSAGEVTLIGSARVLLEDHAPTMIGNPVAMITEAFPALWDDARRLLTSSGYRGFANFDVKVDPRDGRAVFFEVNPRIGRNNWYMSAAGHNPVVPMMADLVDGRRIAPQEVREEVLYSMVPDSLLLHYLREPGLAQRVRSLVSTGRRFDPLMYREDKDPLRELTVRLQRLNHVRKFRRYYPEPTDRSY from the coding sequence ATGACTTCGAGCTCCCAGAGCGTGCTTCCCGTCGTCCTCGGTGGTGACGCAGGCGTGTACGGCATCGGCAGGTGCTTCCACGAAGCCCTCGGCGGACGGTCCCTGTGCCTGTCCTCCGCGCCGGTGAGAATCATCGAACGCTCGGCGATCTTCGACGTCCACAGGATTGCGGACAGGGCCACCGACGACCAGCTGCTCGCCGAGCTCCTGGGAATCGCCGCCGCACACCCCGACAGGCGTCTCGTGCTCATGGCCAACCACGACCTGCACTCCGTGTTCGTCGCACGAAACCGGCAGGCGTTGGAGGCCCACTACGCCCTGCCCTTCCCCTCCATGGAAGTCATCGAAACCCTGACCGACAAGGCCGGATTCGCCCGGGCCTGCAAGGAACAGGGCATCGCCACCCCCGCCACTGTCGTCGTCGACATGCGCGGGGCGGACCAGGCCGACTGGACGGCGCCCGAGGTCCCCTTCGACTTCCCCGTCGTCGCAAAGGCCTCCAGAGGTGACGCCTACGACCAGGTGGAGTTCGAGGGCAAACGCAAGATCTGGTTCATCGAGTCCCGCGACGAACTCGACCGACTCTGGAAGGACCTGCGCCAAGCCGGATTCCGTGACTCCTTCCTCGTCCAGGAGCTCATCCCCGGGGACAACACGGCGATGCGCTCGCTGACCGCCTACGTCGACTCCGCCGGAGAAGTGACCCTCATCGGTTCGGCCCGCGTCCTGCTGGAGGACCACGCCCCCACGATGATCGGCAACCCCGTGGCAATGATCACCGAAGCCTTCCCCGCGCTGTGGGACGATGCCCGCCGTCTGCTCACCAGCTCCGGGTACCGGGGCTTCGCCAACTTCGACGTCAAGGTCGACCCGCGCGACGGACGTGCCGTCTTCTTCGAGGTCAACCCCCGCATCGGCCGGAACAACTGGTACATGAGCGCCGCCGGACACAACCCCGTGGTGCCGATGATGGCGGACCTGGTCGACGGGCGGCGGATCGCCCCGCAGGAGGTGCGCGAAGAGGTCCTGTACTCGATGGTCCCCGACTCGCTGCTGCTCCACTACCTGCGCGAACCAGGGCTTGCTCAGCGTGTGCGCTCCTTGGTGTCCACGGGTCGACGTTTCGATCCCCTCATGTACCGTGAGGACAAGGACCCCCTGCGTGAACTCACCGTGCGCCTGCAACGACTCAACCACGTGCGAAAGTTCCGCCGCTACTACCCCGAGCCCACCGACCGGTCCTACTGA